One window from the genome of Pelodictyon luteolum DSM 273 encodes:
- the trpD gene encoding anthranilate phosphoribosyltransferase, which yields MPHKELLEKLQAGQQLTYDETKRCMDGIMAGLFSEEAIIALLTLMQDNGITADAVAGARESIMQRATPIQLDERAVDTCGTGGDSAGTFNISTAAAIIANAAGVSIAKHGNRAVTSRCGSADVLEELGFCIELPPEATEELYGRTGFAYLHAPLYHPSMKAVAAIRKKIGTRTIFNILGPLLNPAGVKRQMVGVFNIELMDLYAEALRKTGSFHALIVHGETDQGQPLDEPSISGITRIIELHNGETATHVVRPGEFHLHEWPLKDIAGGSREENAEIIRKILNGTAPDAHREAAIFASAIACYVGGIANCIDEGVCMAREAISHGTAKRNAEAIIDASRELEARYRRESD from the coding sequence ATGCCGCATAAGGAATTACTTGAAAAGCTTCAAGCAGGACAGCAACTCACCTACGACGAAACGAAACGCTGCATGGACGGCATCATGGCAGGGCTGTTTTCCGAAGAGGCCATCATCGCCCTGCTCACCCTCATGCAGGACAACGGCATTACCGCCGACGCAGTCGCCGGAGCGAGGGAAAGCATCATGCAGCGCGCCACCCCGATCCAGCTGGACGAGCGCGCAGTAGACACATGCGGCACCGGCGGCGACAGCGCCGGCACCTTCAATATTTCCACTGCAGCGGCCATTATTGCCAACGCCGCAGGTGTCAGCATCGCCAAGCACGGGAACCGCGCCGTCACGAGCCGCTGCGGCAGCGCCGATGTGCTTGAGGAACTCGGGTTCTGCATCGAACTCCCACCCGAGGCGACCGAAGAGCTCTACGGCAGGACAGGGTTTGCCTACCTGCACGCACCGCTCTACCATCCGTCGATGAAAGCGGTTGCCGCCATCCGAAAAAAAATCGGCACACGGACCATCTTCAACATACTCGGTCCCCTGCTCAATCCAGCCGGTGTCAAACGGCAGATGGTCGGGGTGTTCAATATCGAACTCATGGATCTTTACGCAGAAGCACTCCGAAAGACCGGCTCTTTCCACGCCCTCATCGTCCACGGCGAAACCGACCAGGGACAACCGCTCGACGAACCGAGCATCAGCGGCATAACCCGGATCATTGAGCTCCACAATGGCGAAACCGCCACCCACGTCGTCCGTCCCGGAGAGTTCCACCTGCATGAATGGCCGCTCAAGGACATCGCCGGCGGAAGCCGGGAGGAAAATGCCGAAATCATCAGAAAGATCCTCAACGGAACAGCCCCGGACGCGCACCGTGAAGCGGCCATCTTCGCTTCCGCCATCGCCTGCTATGTCGGAGGCATCGCCAACTGCATCGACGAAGGGGTATGCATGGCCCGCGAAGCCATAAGCCATGGAACGGCAAAACGCAACGCAGAAGCCATCATCGATGCCAGCCGGGAACTGGAGGCCAGATACCGCAGGGAGAGCGACTGA
- the chlG gene encoding chlorophyll synthase ChlG, with translation MNGYTMPQTDIQQALSEKLRRSGISDSRRELIAEALDNVNRPGFRIEPGAILPLMKPVTWFPPMWAFACGVVSTGESITDNWSILLRGVILAGPLMCAMSQTMNDYFDREVDAINEPERPIPSGKISKSASWLITFSLIVTGFLVALSIHPYVMAIAFVGVLMSHAYSGPPLRAKRNGWFGNLIVGLAYEGVAWLTGSFAITQGIPSAETIALALIFSLGAHGIMTLNDFKSIVGDNIRKVASIPVQLGERRAAILAAAVMDLAQVAAMGILLYKGSTTMLAIAGVLLIAQLPMQRILIANPREKAVWYNAFGTLLYVLSMMVAAVGIRP, from the coding sequence ATGAACGGTTACACCATGCCGCAGACCGACATACAGCAGGCACTCAGTGAAAAGCTTCGCCGCTCCGGAATCAGCGATTCGCGCCGGGAGCTGATAGCCGAAGCGCTTGACAATGTCAACCGTCCGGGCTTCAGGATTGAACCGGGCGCCATCCTGCCCTTGATGAAACCCGTCACCTGGTTCCCCCCCATGTGGGCATTTGCCTGCGGGGTCGTCTCCACCGGTGAAAGCATCACGGACAACTGGTCAATTCTCCTTCGGGGAGTCATCCTCGCCGGCCCGCTCATGTGCGCCATGTCGCAGACCATGAACGACTACTTCGACCGCGAGGTCGATGCCATCAACGAACCCGAACGTCCCATCCCCTCGGGAAAGATATCGAAATCAGCCAGCTGGCTGATCACCTTCAGCCTCATCGTCACCGGTTTCCTCGTCGCCCTCTCCATCCATCCCTACGTGATGGCGATAGCCTTTGTCGGCGTATTGATGTCGCATGCGTATTCAGGGCCCCCGCTCCGGGCCAAGCGCAACGGCTGGTTCGGCAACCTCATTGTAGGGCTTGCCTATGAAGGGGTGGCGTGGCTGACCGGCAGCTTTGCCATCACTCAGGGCATCCCCTCGGCAGAAACAATTGCCCTGGCACTCATCTTCTCCCTCGGTGCGCACGGCATCATGACGCTCAATGACTTCAAGTCGATCGTCGGCGACAACATCCGCAAGGTAGCTTCCATTCCGGTGCAGCTCGGGGAACGCAGGGCGGCCATCCTTGCAGCAGCCGTCATGGATCTGGCGCAGGTCGCGGCCATGGGCATCCTCCTCTACAAAGGATCCACCACCATGCTTGCCATTGCCGGAGTCCTCCTCATAGCACAGCTTCCGATGCAGCGGATCCTCATCGCCAACCCACGGGAAAAAGCGGTCTGGTACAACGCCTTCGGAACCCTGCTCTACGTGCTCTCAATGATGGTCGCCGCCGTAGGCATCAGACCTTAG
- the rpmB gene encoding 50S ribosomal protein L28, translating to MSKVCVLTGKRPKYGNTVSHANNHRRTRFEPNLHTKRIWIDEEKRWAKVKLSAKAMKIIAKTGTAELAKLLK from the coding sequence ATGTCCAAAGTCTGTGTACTGACCGGTAAAAGGCCCAAGTACGGCAATACAGTCTCCCATGCCAACAACCACCGCCGCACCCGTTTCGAGCCGAACCTCCACACCAAGAGGATCTGGATTGATGAGGAAAAGCGCTGGGCGAAAGTGAAGCTTTCAGCCAAGGCAATGAAAATCATCGCAAAGACGGGAACAGCCGAACTCGCAAAACTGCTGAAATAA
- the rnhA gene encoding ribonuclease HI, whose product MQKKITIYTDGACSGNPGKGGWGAMLMYGDAVRELSGYSPATTNNRMELTAAIEALRALKEPCSVALYSDSSYVVNAFREGWLDRWTRNNWKTAAKKNVENTDLWKQILELTARHTVTFHKVKGHSDNPYNNRCDELARQAIQKKP is encoded by the coding sequence ATGCAGAAAAAAATCACGATCTATACCGACGGGGCTTGCAGCGGCAACCCCGGCAAAGGCGGATGGGGAGCCATGCTGATGTACGGCGACGCCGTCCGTGAACTTTCCGGCTATTCCCCCGCAACCACCAACAACCGGATGGAGCTGACTGCTGCCATCGAAGCTCTCCGGGCGCTGAAGGAGCCCTGCAGCGTGGCGCTCTACAGCGACTCAAGTTACGTGGTCAACGCATTCAGGGAAGGGTGGCTGGATCGATGGACGCGCAACAACTGGAAAACCGCAGCAAAAAAGAATGTCGAAAACACCGACCTCTGGAAACAGATCCTCGAGTTGACGGCACGACACACGGTAACCTTCCACAAGGTCAAGGGCCACAGCGACAACCCCTACAACAACCGCTGTGACGAACTGGCCCGCCAGGCCATCCAAAAGAAACCATAA
- the tilS gene encoding tRNA lysidine(34) synthetase TilS: MKKTDGLNTLEKRFLEQITLHRLVGQGDRVLVAVSGGADSMALLTLFIAVQAALGCTLAVVHCNFGLRGAESDADEAFVRECARLMGLPCFVRQFDTLASSVAARRSVEEEARVLRYGYFQEIIEREGYTKVATGHHVGDNAETMLFNLFRGVTLPSLRGIRSRRGHIIRPLLFMHRAEIEEYLKQQGTGYRTDATNADDRYDRNFIRNRVIPLVEERFHGRFLPSMQRLSEQSGELEAFLELYFERLLAGNPELSAGQGWLGVDALRQLTAFEQKEVFKRALSQLGLSVDSAVLGRLTGLLGLQPGRRVELSRGIEVLWKDRRLCFICRLS, from the coding sequence ATGAAAAAAACGGATGGATTGAACACGCTGGAAAAAAGGTTTCTGGAACAGATCACCCTTCATCGCCTTGTCGGACAGGGCGACAGGGTGCTTGTTGCCGTGTCCGGTGGTGCGGATTCGATGGCGCTCCTCACGCTTTTCATTGCGGTGCAGGCTGCTCTCGGCTGCACCCTCGCCGTCGTCCACTGCAATTTCGGCCTCCGGGGCGCTGAGAGTGATGCCGATGAAGCGTTCGTTCGTGAGTGCGCCCGATTGATGGGTCTGCCCTGTTTTGTGCGGCAGTTCGATACACTGGCCTCGTCCGTGGCAGCCAGGCGCTCGGTTGAGGAGGAGGCCCGGGTACTCCGCTACGGGTATTTCCAGGAAATCATCGAGAGGGAGGGGTATACGAAGGTTGCCACCGGCCATCATGTGGGAGACAATGCCGAAACCATGCTCTTCAACCTGTTCAGGGGCGTGACGCTTCCTTCGCTGCGGGGGATCCGGTCCCGCCGCGGACACATCATCCGCCCGCTCCTCTTTATGCATCGGGCGGAGATTGAAGAGTATCTCAAACAACAGGGGACAGGATACCGGACAGACGCCACGAATGCCGACGACCGGTACGACCGGAACTTCATCAGGAACCGGGTGATCCCGCTCGTCGAGGAGCGCTTCCACGGCAGATTCCTTCCGTCGATGCAGCGTCTCTCAGAGCAGTCGGGGGAACTGGAGGCGTTTCTTGAGCTCTATTTCGAGCGGCTGCTTGCCGGGAACCCGGAGCTCTCTGCAGGGCAGGGGTGGCTTGGCGTGGACGCTCTCCGGCAGTTGACGGCTTTTGAGCAGAAGGAGGTGTTCAAGCGGGCTCTTTCGCAACTCGGTCTTTCAGTCGACAGTGCCGTTCTCGGACGGCTGACAGGCCTTCTCGGGCTCCAGCCGGGAAGAAGGGTCGAGTTGTCGAGAGGGATCGAGGTGCTCTGGAAGGACCGCCGGCTCTGTTTCATTTGCCGGCTGTCTTGA
- a CDS encoding phosphatidylserine decarboxylase, with protein sequence MLTPYGRSTILKTTIFASAIAVTGLFFPPVSRAVLILSAAAILGFAFWFFRDPERTPAETGRVILAPADGRVILVEERDHPFTGSRSTLISIFMSPLNVHVNRIPQSGRIRHLQYHPGSFKMAFDHKSMEENERMDIGIESDSLKIFFSQVSGFIARRIVCPLRMDEAVEAGKRFGMIKFGSRVDIIIPQGSTPAVTIGGKTRAGETVIARW encoded by the coding sequence ATGCTCACACCCTACGGACGCTCCACCATCCTGAAAACCACCATCTTCGCTTCGGCCATCGCCGTAACGGGGCTCTTCTTTCCACCCGTTTCGCGAGCGGTCCTCATCCTCTCGGCCGCCGCCATCCTCGGCTTCGCGTTCTGGTTCTTCCGCGACCCTGAACGGACCCCGGCTGAAACCGGCCGCGTCATTCTGGCACCGGCCGACGGCAGGGTAATCCTTGTCGAAGAGCGCGACCACCCGTTCACCGGAAGCCGTTCGACCCTCATAAGCATCTTCATGTCCCCCCTGAATGTCCACGTCAACCGCATCCCTCAGAGCGGCAGGATCCGGCACCTCCAGTACCATCCCGGCTCGTTCAAGATGGCCTTCGACCATAAGAGCATGGAAGAAAACGAACGTATGGACATCGGCATCGAATCGGACAGCCTGAAGATATTCTTCAGCCAGGTCTCGGGGTTCATTGCACGCCGCATCGTCTGCCCCCTCCGGATGGACGAAGCGGTGGAGGCAGGAAAACGGTTCGGCATGATCAAATTCGGCTCGAGAGTAGATATCATCATCCCGCAGGGATCGACTCCCGCAGTAACGATCGGAGGTAAGACCCGTGCCGGTGAAACCGTGATCGCCCGCTGGTGA
- a CDS encoding Sec-independent protein translocase subunit TatA/TatB, translated as MFGLGGQELILILMIILLLFGAKKLPELAKGLGKGMKEFKKAQNEMEDEFNKAMDDETPKKKDFGPDRE; from the coding sequence ATGTTTGGACTAGGCGGCCAGGAGCTCATACTCATACTCATGATCATTCTCCTGCTGTTCGGCGCAAAAAAACTCCCCGAGCTGGCAAAAGGGCTCGGTAAAGGCATGAAGGAGTTCAAGAAAGCCCAGAACGAGATGGAGGATGAGTTCAACAAGGCCATGGACGACGAGACCCCGAAGAAAAAGGACTTCGGTCCTGACAGGGAATAA
- the recN gene encoding DNA repair protein RecN, with product MLHSLYIRNFALIEELSLEFQQGLTVITGETGAGKSILLGALGLVLGDRASSELVRSEAPKAVIEAVFRHDIPASMAPLLESAGIETTEDLILRRELSATGQSRSFINDTPCNAGTLRLAGDLLIDLHGQHEHQMLLNPATHIGMLDDFAGTVADAASCTAMQEALRELRRQCREIRDNAAAMQDKRDLLEFQQRELADLGPGAGESEEIEQEINLLENAEALAEHSEALSVILYEGEGAIYPELGRVLHLIEKLAAVDPRFEPLCLEARNASGIVDELYRFNRSYRSAIDFNPARLESLRERQHKIQRTAKKFGVTPDELPEMLLRIEAILSEEGESGERLKEKETRAEEQKAKLSLAAAALSTRRREAAGRLEETIMQHLTELGIPKAVFMTRFTHEEDPEGEVEVEGKTYKLSGAGYDTVEFMLSANPGEPPRPLAKIASGGEISRIMLAMKSALAGTAELPILIFDEIDTGISGRIAQSVAKKLQNLSRLYQIIAITHLPQIAAMGESHLSVHKTVENGRTTTRVTPLLGDMRREAIASLISGEEVTPISRNLAEELLQAAHSTPSNED from the coding sequence ATGCTTCACAGCCTGTACATCAGAAATTTTGCCCTGATAGAAGAGCTGTCCCTGGAGTTCCAGCAGGGCCTCACCGTCATCACCGGTGAAACCGGTGCAGGCAAGTCGATCCTGCTCGGTGCCCTGGGCCTTGTCCTCGGCGATCGGGCAAGCAGCGAGCTGGTGCGGAGCGAGGCCCCTAAGGCGGTCATCGAAGCCGTCTTCCGTCACGACATTCCGGCATCTATGGCGCCGCTTCTGGAGTCCGCCGGCATCGAAACAACGGAAGATCTCATCCTCCGCAGGGAGCTCTCCGCCACCGGACAGTCGCGGAGCTTCATCAACGATACACCCTGCAACGCCGGCACCCTCCGTCTTGCCGGAGACCTCCTCATCGACCTGCACGGACAGCATGAGCACCAGATGCTCCTCAACCCCGCCACACACATCGGCATGCTTGACGACTTCGCCGGCACTGTTGCTGATGCGGCTTCCTGCACGGCCATGCAGGAAGCGCTCCGCGAGCTGCGCCGCCAGTGCCGTGAAATCAGGGACAATGCCGCGGCAATGCAGGATAAACGGGATCTTCTCGAATTCCAGCAGCGCGAACTGGCCGACCTCGGACCCGGTGCGGGAGAGAGTGAAGAGATAGAGCAGGAAATCAACCTGCTTGAAAACGCCGAAGCCCTCGCAGAACATAGCGAAGCACTGAGCGTCATCCTCTATGAAGGAGAAGGCGCCATTTACCCGGAGCTCGGAAGGGTCCTGCACCTCATCGAAAAACTCGCGGCAGTAGACCCCCGCTTTGAACCGCTCTGCCTGGAGGCCCGGAACGCCTCCGGCATTGTCGACGAACTCTACCGCTTCAACCGGAGTTACAGGTCCGCCATCGACTTCAACCCGGCACGGCTGGAAAGCCTCAGGGAACGACAGCACAAAATCCAGCGGACGGCAAAAAAATTCGGGGTCACGCCTGATGAGCTCCCGGAGATGCTCCTGCGCATTGAAGCCATACTTTCGGAGGAAGGGGAAAGCGGAGAGCGACTGAAGGAAAAAGAGACCCGGGCAGAGGAACAGAAAGCGAAACTCTCTCTGGCAGCTGCTGCGCTTTCAACGCGGCGGCGGGAGGCGGCAGGGAGGCTTGAGGAAACCATCATGCAGCACCTCACGGAACTCGGCATTCCGAAGGCCGTCTTCATGACCCGCTTCACCCATGAAGAGGATCCCGAAGGGGAGGTTGAGGTTGAGGGAAAGACCTACAAGCTTTCGGGTGCCGGATACGACACGGTCGAGTTCATGCTCTCGGCCAACCCCGGCGAGCCGCCACGACCGCTTGCAAAAATCGCATCAGGCGGTGAAATATCGCGGATTATGCTCGCCATGAAAAGCGCGCTGGCGGGTACTGCCGAGCTGCCGATCCTCATTTTCGATGAAATCGATACCGGCATCAGCGGCCGCATCGCCCAGAGCGTCGCAAAAAAGCTGCAGAACCTTTCGCGGCTCTACCAGATCATCGCCATCACCCATCTGCCGCAGATCGCTGCGATGGGGGAAAGCCACCTTTCCGTCCATAAAACGGTTGAAAACGGCAGGACCACAACCCGGGTCACCCCGCTCCTTGGTGATATGCGGCGGGAGGCAATAGCCTCACTCATCAGCGGTGAGGAGGTCACTCCAATATCCCGAAACCTTGCCGAAGAGCTGCTTCAGGCTGCACACTCAACTCCGTCAAACGAGGATTGA
- the dapA gene encoding 4-hydroxy-tetrahydrodipicolinate synthase: MSTRQLRGSAVALVTPFHKDLTVDVEALIRLVEFHLEAGTDIIIPCGTTGESPTLTEAEQASIIRTVRDASKGRIIVGAGAGTNATVEAVRLAKNAEAAGAEAILSVAPYYNKPSQEGIYQHYRHVAEAVSVPIIIYNVPGRTGCNVDAATVLRLARDFANITAVKEATDNMQQIAELLDGRPEGFSVLTGEDPLILPFMAMGGDGVISVAANQIPGAIKRLVDSVSEGNLEEARKINRKYRRLLRLNFIESNPVPVKYALTRMGMLEETYRLPLVPLSAASKAEMDRELEILGLI; the protein is encoded by the coding sequence ATGTCCACACGACAACTGAGAGGCTCCGCCGTTGCGCTGGTCACACCCTTCCATAAAGACCTTACGGTCGATGTCGAAGCACTCATACGCCTCGTTGAATTCCATCTGGAAGCCGGTACCGACATCATCATCCCCTGCGGCACCACAGGTGAATCGCCGACCCTCACCGAAGCCGAGCAGGCCTCCATCATCCGGACCGTCCGTGATGCATCGAAGGGAAGGATCATCGTCGGGGCAGGAGCCGGAACCAATGCAACCGTCGAGGCCGTCCGCCTGGCCAAAAACGCCGAAGCCGCCGGAGCTGAAGCCATTCTTTCCGTAGCACCCTATTACAACAAACCATCGCAGGAAGGCATCTACCAGCACTACCGCCACGTAGCCGAAGCCGTGTCGGTGCCCATCATCATCTACAACGTCCCGGGCAGGACCGGATGCAATGTCGATGCGGCCACCGTCCTCCGCCTTGCCCGTGACTTCGCCAACATCACGGCAGTCAAAGAGGCCACCGACAACATGCAGCAGATCGCCGAACTCCTCGACGGCCGGCCGGAGGGCTTCTCGGTCCTCACCGGCGAAGACCCGCTCATACTCCCCTTCATGGCCATGGGTGGCGACGGGGTCATTTCTGTAGCGGCCAACCAGATCCCGGGAGCAATCAAGCGCCTGGTCGACAGCGTCAGTGAAGGCAATCTCGAAGAGGCCCGGAAAATCAACCGGAAGTACCGCCGTCTCCTCCGGCTCAACTTCATCGAAAGCAATCCCGTGCCGGTGAAATACGCCCTTACGCGGATGGGCATGCTGGAGGAAACATACCGCCTCCCCCTCGTCCCCCTCTCAGCGGCATCAAAGGCCGAAATGGACCGTGAACTCGAAATCCTCGGACTGATCTGA
- the gcvPA gene encoding aminomethyl-transferring glycine dehydrogenase subunit GcvPA: MPFIVNTDADRESMLHATGVSSFDELIVDIPREVRLNKALELAPAADEMEVRSILESMAAANRSTADYVSFLGGGAYDHFLPSAIKAIVSRSEFYTAYTPYQAEVSQGTLQAIYEYQSLICRLYGMDVTNASMYDGATALAEAVLMAIGVNGRQKVVVAGKLHPWNSSVLKTYLEASDHSAVVQNVVEDGVGSIEVLKGLMDDTVAAVVVQQPNFYGCLEDVEAIGRLAHEHGALFIVSANPVSLGVLEAPGAYGADISVGEGQPLGSSQSFGGPYLGIFSVRQELVRKLPGRLVGMTKDSNGQDGFILTLQTREQHIRREKATSNICSNQALNALQAAVYLSLLGKQGLSEVAGQSLSRAHYLAGRIAAIPGFSIRYNAPFFNEFVVDTPIPPSEVVRKMLEKKVFAGCDLGEFGDEGLLVAVTEKRTKAQLDMFADALGELA; this comes from the coding sequence ATGCCATTCATCGTCAATACCGATGCGGACAGGGAGTCGATGCTCCATGCCACAGGGGTCTCCTCCTTCGACGAGCTGATTGTCGACATCCCCCGTGAGGTCCGCCTCAATAAAGCTCTTGAACTCGCACCCGCTGCCGATGAGATGGAGGTCCGCTCCATACTCGAAAGCATGGCCGCGGCGAACCGCAGCACGGCCGACTATGTCAGCTTCCTCGGCGGCGGCGCCTACGACCATTTCCTCCCTTCCGCCATCAAGGCGATCGTCTCCCGCAGTGAGTTCTATACGGCCTACACGCCCTATCAGGCCGAGGTGTCCCAGGGGACGCTGCAGGCCATCTACGAATACCAGAGTCTCATCTGCCGCCTCTACGGGATGGACGTGACCAATGCATCGATGTACGACGGGGCCACGGCTCTTGCCGAAGCGGTGCTGATGGCCATCGGCGTCAACGGCCGCCAGAAAGTGGTCGTGGCCGGAAAGCTGCATCCCTGGAACAGCTCGGTACTCAAAACCTATCTCGAGGCGTCGGACCACAGTGCCGTCGTGCAGAATGTTGTGGAAGACGGTGTCGGAAGTATTGAGGTCCTCAAGGGGCTCATGGACGACACGGTCGCGGCCGTTGTCGTGCAGCAGCCGAATTTCTACGGATGCCTGGAGGACGTTGAAGCCATCGGAAGGCTCGCCCATGAGCACGGCGCGCTTTTCATTGTCTCCGCCAATCCGGTCTCACTTGGCGTGCTTGAGGCTCCCGGCGCTTACGGAGCCGACATCTCGGTTGGCGAGGGCCAGCCCCTCGGCAGTTCACAGAGCTTCGGCGGCCCGTACCTCGGCATCTTTTCTGTCCGCCAGGAACTCGTGCGCAAGCTCCCCGGCAGGCTCGTCGGCATGACGAAGGATTCTAACGGTCAGGACGGTTTCATCCTGACGCTCCAGACCAGGGAACAGCATATCCGCAGGGAGAAAGCCACATCGAACATCTGTTCCAACCAGGCGCTCAACGCTCTGCAGGCAGCCGTATACCTCTCTCTTCTCGGAAAACAGGGCCTGAGTGAAGTTGCCGGCCAGTCGCTCTCCCGGGCGCACTACCTTGCCGGAAGGATCGCCGCCATCCCCGGATTCTCAATCCGCTATAATGCGCCGTTCTTCAATGAGTTCGTCGTCGATACGCCCATTCCGCCCTCCGAAGTGGTCCGGAAGATGCTTGAGAAAAAAGTGTTTGCCGGCTGCGATCTCGGGGAGTTCGGAGATGAGGGTCTGCTTGTCGCAGTGACGGAAAAACGCACGAAAGCGCAGCTCGACATGTTTGCCGATGCGCTCGGCGAACTTGCCTGA
- the gcvH gene encoding glycine cleavage system protein GcvH, whose protein sequence is MNVPAALRYTKDHEWIQLLDDGATALVGITDFAQSELGDIVFVELKPAGTALKEHEIFGTVEAVKTVADLFAPVAGEILEVNAGLDSAETVNQDPYGSGWMVKMKLADPASVANLLDAAAYRELIGG, encoded by the coding sequence ATGAACGTCCCAGCCGCTCTCCGCTACACCAAAGACCATGAATGGATACAGCTGCTCGACGATGGCGCGACTGCGCTTGTCGGCATCACGGATTTCGCCCAGTCGGAGCTCGGCGACATCGTGTTCGTGGAACTGAAGCCCGCAGGCACTGCCCTGAAGGAGCATGAGATTTTCGGAACGGTTGAAGCGGTCAAGACGGTTGCCGACCTGTTCGCTCCCGTGGCCGGTGAGATCCTGGAGGTGAACGCCGGACTGGACAGCGCCGAAACAGTGAACCAGGACCCATACGGCAGCGGCTGGATGGTAAAGATGAAGCTCGCCGATCCGGCCTCAGTCGCTAATCTGCTCGACGCCGCCGCCTACCGCGAACTGATCGGAGGATAA
- the rlmB gene encoding 23S rRNA (guanosine(2251)-2'-O)-methyltransferase RlmB yields the protein MEGEHPENLVYGRNAVLELLREKPESVEKIYFQFNTSHPKLKEIIITARRQKIVTGKARLEKLSLIAGTTKHQGVAALISTVSYYTVEELLAAPRNSAPLLVVLQGLDDPHNIGAIIRTAEAVAADGVVLVEGKGAPVNAVVHKASAGALSHMRVAKVKSLVRCLELLHREGIQVLATDMEAETNYTDADFRKATAIVLGAEGSGLAPEAMEFCDRVVRIPMAGCVESLNVSVSAGVMLYEAMRQRLS from the coding sequence ATGGAAGGGGAACATCCCGAAAACCTCGTCTACGGACGCAACGCTGTCCTTGAACTTCTCCGCGAAAAGCCGGAGAGCGTCGAGAAAATCTATTTCCAGTTCAACACTTCGCATCCGAAGCTGAAGGAGATCATCATTACTGCGCGGCGCCAGAAGATCGTGACGGGAAAGGCCCGCCTCGAGAAGCTCTCGCTTATCGCAGGGACCACGAAGCATCAGGGGGTGGCGGCCCTCATCAGTACGGTCAGCTATTACACCGTGGAGGAGCTGCTTGCCGCACCGCGCAACAGTGCGCCGCTGCTCGTCGTGCTGCAGGGGCTCGACGATCCCCACAACATCGGGGCCATCATCCGGACCGCCGAGGCTGTCGCTGCCGATGGGGTTGTCCTTGTCGAGGGCAAGGGAGCTCCGGTCAACGCTGTCGTGCACAAGGCTTCAGCCGGTGCCCTTTCGCACATGCGGGTCGCCAAGGTAAAAAGCCTGGTGCGATGCCTTGAGCTCCTCCACCGCGAAGGGATTCAGGTGCTCGCCACCGACATGGAGGCCGAAACGAACTATACCGATGCCGATTTCAGGAAGGCCACTGCCATTGTGCTCGGAGCGGAAGGCTCCGGCCTTGCTCCCGAAGCCATGGAGTTCTGCGACCGGGTGGTGCGCATTCCGATGGCGGGTTGCGTCGAGTCGCTGAACGTCTCCGTTTCGGCGGGCGTGATGTTATATGAGGCCATGCGCCAGCGCCTCTCCTAG